Proteins from one candidate division KSB1 bacterium genomic window:
- the coxB gene encoding cytochrome c oxidase subunit II: MLDWLPENASTYGSRIDFIFYIIYYLTAAVFVLVAATMIYFLIKYRHREGRRAIYSHGNTTLEWVWTSATTVAMFALAFASRPLWGEIKQQRPPADVEVRVTGKQFNWQILYPGPDRQFDTADDYQIDNDLHVPVNAVVHVHLNSLDVIHSFFVPQLRLKQDAVPGHKITAWFQATKPGVYEIPCAELCGFGHSGMKGTLYVDAPADYEAWKLAIWPAAEETAPGDTTGAGNQL; this comes from the coding sequence ATGCTTGACTGGCTTCCGGAAAATGCTTCCACTTACGGCAGTAGAATCGACTTCATCTTTTACATCATCTACTACCTGACGGCCGCGGTCTTCGTGCTGGTGGCGGCGACCATGATCTACTTCCTCATCAAATACCGTCACCGCGAGGGCCGGCGCGCCATCTACAGCCATGGCAACACCACCCTGGAATGGGTGTGGACGAGCGCCACCACCGTTGCGATGTTCGCACTCGCGTTTGCCAGCAGGCCGCTCTGGGGTGAAATCAAACAGCAGCGGCCGCCGGCGGACGTGGAGGTGCGTGTTACCGGCAAACAGTTCAATTGGCAGATTCTCTATCCCGGACCCGACCGCCAATTCGACACCGCTGACGATTACCAGATTGACAACGACCTGCATGTGCCCGTGAATGCCGTGGTGCACGTGCATTTGAATTCGTTGGATGTGATTCACAGTTTCTTCGTGCCGCAACTGCGGTTGAAACAGGATGCCGTCCCCGGGCACAAGATCACCGCCTGGTTTCAGGCGACCAAGCCCGGCGTCTACGAAATCCCCTGCGCCGAGCTGTGCGGCTTCGGCCATTCCGGCATGAAGGGCACACTTTATGTCGATGCGCCGGCGGATTACGAAGCCTGGAAGCTGGCGATCTGGCCGGCGGCGGAAGAAACCGCACCGGGCGATACCACCGGCGCCGGCAACCAACTGTAA
- a CDS encoding cbb3-type cytochrome c oxidase subunit I — translation MAHAHTISADELKQRRLFGEIFSAIMIVTGALFLLLTLLIRPESGLLTRLVFGGVALANGVLTWRRPHKWLGALPLLYGTVWAVWGLLQGITTPSLLGFSDFLVGFFFIIGGLGNLAEQYPHSFLATHIISMDHKMIGKQFLTLGLLMMIFGGGFALLFRWQLAYPDKPLPLIGASAEFIETGEPKTAMDKLWMEWLQKDESEQNWLAKNMPMGAIAPAFYNSLFTMHATIMIFFVVMPILVGCFGNFLIPLMIGTRDMAFPVLNMLSFWVAVASGVVMMAGFLVPGGHAATGWTAYSPLAANPAWTGVDMGQVLWAFSLIVLGVSSLMGSINYITTIINMRAPGMTLFRMPLAVWSLFIVAILLLLALPVLSSALAMLLFDQTLGTNFFNVAGGGEPLLWQHLFWFFGHPEVYILILPAMGLASEIVSVFSRKPIFGYRAMVWAMVAIAFLGWIVWGHHMFQSGMNPRLGTTFMVSTMLIAVPSAIKTFNWLGTLWGGSIRFTVPMLFALGFVSMFVIGGLSGIYMASTPVDMFIHDTYYIVAHIHYVVFGGSMLGIFAGLYYWFPKMYGRMMNDTWGKIHFWLTFVSFNCTFFPMHILGVGGHMRRIANPLQYDFLKQFQGMNEFITISAFVLGFAQLIFAVNFLYSMFKGRKAESDNPWHANTLEWTAPTPPPHGNFPVTPTVYHGPYEYSVPGRDSDYLPQTEKAAVPAGH, via the coding sequence ATGGCACATGCACACACCATCTCTGCCGATGAGCTGAAACAACGTCGGTTGTTCGGCGAAATTTTCAGCGCGATCATGATCGTCACCGGTGCCCTGTTCCTTCTGCTCACCCTGCTGATCCGGCCGGAAAGCGGCCTGCTGACACGTCTGGTATTCGGCGGGGTGGCACTTGCCAACGGTGTGCTCACCTGGCGGCGGCCGCACAAGTGGCTCGGCGCGCTGCCTCTGCTCTATGGCACTGTCTGGGCCGTGTGGGGATTGCTGCAGGGCATCACCACCCCCTCCCTGCTCGGCTTCTCCGACTTTCTCGTCGGCTTCTTCTTCATTATCGGCGGCCTGGGCAATCTCGCGGAGCAGTATCCTCACAGCTTCCTTGCCACCCATATCATCTCGATGGATCACAAGATGATCGGCAAGCAATTTCTCACTTTGGGCTTGCTGATGATGATCTTTGGCGGCGGGTTCGCCCTGCTGTTCCGCTGGCAACTCGCCTATCCCGACAAGCCGCTGCCGCTCATCGGGGCCTCCGCCGAATTTATCGAAACCGGCGAGCCCAAAACCGCGATGGACAAGCTCTGGATGGAGTGGCTGCAAAAAGATGAAAGCGAGCAGAACTGGCTGGCGAAAAACATGCCGATGGGGGCGATTGCCCCGGCATTTTACAACTCGCTGTTCACCATGCACGCCACCATCATGATCTTCTTCGTGGTGATGCCCATTCTGGTCGGTTGCTTCGGCAATTTCCTCATCCCGCTGATGATTGGCACGCGTGACATGGCGTTTCCCGTGCTCAATATGCTCTCCTTTTGGGTGGCGGTGGCCTCCGGCGTGGTGATGATGGCCGGCTTCCTTGTGCCCGGCGGCCATGCGGCAACCGGTTGGACGGCCTACTCGCCGCTGGCTGCCAATCCGGCCTGGACCGGGGTCGACATGGGCCAGGTGCTGTGGGCCTTCAGCCTGATCGTGCTGGGCGTCTCCTCGCTGATGGGCTCGATCAACTACATCACCACCATCATCAACATGCGTGCGCCCGGGATGACGCTGTTCCGCATGCCGCTCGCGGTCTGGTCGCTGTTCATCGTCGCCATTCTCCTGTTGCTGGCGCTGCCGGTGTTGAGCTCGGCGCTGGCCATGTTGCTGTTCGATCAAACCCTGGGCACCAACTTTTTCAATGTCGCCGGCGGCGGCGAACCGCTGCTCTGGCAGCATCTTTTCTGGTTTTTCGGCCATCCCGAAGTTTACATTCTCATTTTGCCGGCCATGGGGCTGGCCTCCGAAATCGTGTCGGTGTTCAGCCGTAAACCGATCTTCGGTTACCGTGCCATGGTGTGGGCGATGGTGGCGATCGCCTTCCTGGGCTGGATCGTGTGGGGGCATCACATGTTTCAAAGCGGCATGAACCCCCGGCTCGGCACCACCTTCATGGTTTCCACCATGTTGATCGCCGTGCCCTCCGCCATCAAAACCTTCAACTGGCTCGGCACTTTGTGGGGCGGCAGCATCCGCTTCACCGTGCCGATGCTGTTCGCTCTCGGCTTCGTTTCGATGTTCGTCATCGGCGGCCTGAGCGGCATCTACATGGCTTCGACGCCGGTGGACATGTTCATTCACGACACCTATTACATCGTCGCCCACATTCACTACGTCGTGTTCGGCGGCAGCATGCTCGGCATTTTCGCCGGCCTGTATTACTGGTTCCCGAAAATGTATGGCCGCATGATGAACGACACCTGGGGCAAGATTCACTTCTGGCTGACTTTTGTCTCCTTCAACTGCACTTTCTTCCCGATGCACATTCTGGGCGTGGGCGGCCACATGCGCCGCATCGCCAATCCGCTGCAGTATGATTTTCTCAAACAATTCCAGGGCATGAACGAGTTCATCACCATCAGCGCCTTTGTGCTCGGTTTCGCCCAGCTCATCTTTGCGGTGAATTTTCTCTACAGCATGTTCAAGGGCCGCAAGGCGGAGAGTGACAACCCCTGGCATGCCAACACGCTGGAGTGGACCGCGCCCACGCCGCCGCCGCACGGCAATTTTCCGGTGACGCCGACTGTCTATCACGGCCCGTACGAGTATAGCGTCCCCGGCCGCGACAGTGATTATCTGCCGCAAACCGAGAAGGCGGCAGTGCCGGCCGGCCATTGA
- a CDS encoding heme-copper oxidase subunit III — protein sequence MTVTAAGSLPLVAYKWRDGGRRDVPERDHFSGEPPPLTPALPFGPDDDGDGGEVPSRPVGNAVLGMLLFLGTDAMFFAALIGAFIVFKYGALDWPPLGQPRLPVLVTGVNTVILLASGFTMVQAYRRIRRGEVAGLQKYLAVTAGLGTTFLLIQGYEWLKLLRYGLTLSSSVYGATFYTLIGCHALHVAGAVFWLLIVWWRARRGRFTAARHTVVLLCSMYWYLVVLLWPVLYVLVYLN from the coding sequence ATGACGGTGACTGCGGCAGGAAGTCTTCCCCTGGTGGCTTACAAATGGCGCGATGGTGGGCGGCGGGATGTGCCCGAGCGGGATCATTTTTCCGGCGAGCCGCCGCCACTCACCCCGGCATTGCCCTTCGGCCCGGATGATGACGGTGACGGGGGCGAAGTGCCGTCGCGGCCGGTTGGCAATGCCGTGTTGGGTATGCTGCTGTTTCTCGGCACGGATGCGATGTTCTTTGCGGCACTCATCGGCGCGTTCATCGTTTTCAAATACGGCGCGCTGGACTGGCCGCCGCTGGGCCAGCCGCGCCTGCCGGTGCTGGTCACCGGCGTGAACACCGTGATCCTGCTGGCCAGCGGCTTCACCATGGTGCAGGCTTATCGCCGCATCCGACGCGGTGAGGTGGCCGGTTTGCAGAAGTATCTCGCGGTCACCGCAGGTTTGGGCACCACGTTTCTGCTGATCCAGGGCTACGAGTGGCTCAAACTGCTCCGCTACGGCCTGACGCTGTCCTCCAGCGTGTATGGCGCGACCTTCTACACGCTGATTGGCTGTCATGCCCTGCATGTCGCCGGCGCGGTGTTCTGGCTGCTGATTGTTTGGTGGCGGGCCAGGCGGGGACGGTTCACCGCCGCCCGGCACACCGTCGTCCTGCTGTGCAGCATGTACTGGTATCTTGTGGTCCTGCTTTGGCCCGTGCTCTATGTCCTGGTCTATCTGAATTGA
- a CDS encoding cytochrome c oxidase subunit 3 translates to MSPVSAHVHAIEPAESPLTPESWGKLGMWIFLAGDAMSFGGLLAGYGALRAGATDWPNPLEVLGINLTAFMTFLLICSSVTMVKALSAIRHGNQQRLRNFLLLTILGGLTFLGLQAYEWTHLITAQQVTFTSNPYGNYLFGTTFFVITGFHGAHVTGGVIYLSLILLNSLRGRYSAEHYSTVENAGLYWHFVDLVWILVFTFVYLIK, encoded by the coding sequence GTGAGTCCTGTCTCTGCCCACGTTCATGCGATTGAACCCGCCGAATCACCCCTGACCCCGGAAAGCTGGGGCAAACTTGGCATGTGGATTTTCCTGGCGGGTGATGCCATGTCTTTTGGCGGCTTGCTCGCCGGCTACGGCGCCCTGCGTGCCGGCGCAACCGACTGGCCCAACCCGCTGGAAGTGCTCGGCATCAATCTCACCGCCTTCATGACGTTTCTGCTCATCTGCAGCAGCGTCACCATGGTCAAGGCACTCTCGGCCATACGCCACGGCAATCAACAGCGTCTGCGCAACTTCCTGCTGCTCACCATTCTCGGCGGCCTCACCTTTCTCGGTCTGCAGGCTTACGAATGGACGCATCTGATTACCGCGCAGCAGGTGACCTTTACCAGCAATCCCTACGGCAACTATTTGTTCGGCACCACCTTCTTTGTGATCACCGGCTTTCACGGCGCGCATGTCACCGGCGGCGTGATCTATCTCAGCCTGATCCTGCTCAATAGCCTGCGCGGCCGCTACTCCGCGGAGCACTACAGCACGGTCGAGAACGCCGGTTTGTACTGGCATTTTGTCGATCTCGTCTGGATTTTGGTCTTCACCTTCGTCTATCTCATCAAGTGA
- a CDS encoding COX15/CtaA family protein: protein MMTSASSSGKWLHRFALLVAGATFVLIFIGGLVTSTDSGLSVPDWPNTYGYFMFSYPLSQMVGGILYEHGHRMAASIVGMLMVILAAWLWWKEPRRWVKRLGLVALLLVILQGVLGGLTVLFLLPTPISVAHGTLAQSFFGLTVCLALFTSPEWGKPRVKRPDAQRPPLFVLAVATTAAIFLQLILGAVMRHTKSGLAIPDFPLAFGRLIPPFDSTGIVIHFAHRLGALVVTALVIWTVTRVLRHHQEETALYRPAVLLAIGLLLQLTLGALTIWSQKAVIPTTAHVATGALVLAAAIVLSVRAYQHLSVPMRVPAGEMAATLPGASGV from the coding sequence ATGATGACTTCTGCATCTTCCTCCGGCAAATGGCTCCACCGTTTCGCCCTGCTGGTGGCGGGAGCCACTTTTGTTCTGATTTTCATCGGTGGTCTGGTGACCAGCACCGACTCCGGTCTGTCCGTACCCGACTGGCCCAACACCTACGGCTATTTCATGTTCTCCTACCCGCTGTCGCAAATGGTGGGTGGCATTCTGTATGAACACGGCCATCGCATGGCGGCCAGCATTGTGGGCATGCTGATGGTCATTCTCGCGGCCTGGCTGTGGTGGAAGGAACCCCGGCGCTGGGTGAAGCGTCTGGGGCTGGTTGCGCTGCTGCTCGTCATTTTGCAGGGCGTGCTGGGCGGACTCACGGTGCTTTTCCTGTTGCCCACCCCCATTTCGGTGGCCCATGGCACCCTGGCGCAAAGCTTCTTCGGCTTGACAGTTTGTCTGGCGCTGTTCACTTCCCCGGAGTGGGGCAAACCACGGGTGAAACGCCCGGATGCGCAGCGCCCACCCTTGTTCGTTCTGGCCGTGGCGACCACCGCAGCGATCTTTCTGCAACTCATACTCGGCGCCGTGATGCGTCACACCAAATCCGGGCTCGCCATTCCTGATTTTCCGCTGGCCTTCGGCCGGCTGATTCCGCCCTTTGATTCCACCGGCATCGTTATTCACTTTGCCCATCGCCTCGGTGCGCTGGTGGTCACTGCCCTGGTGATTTGGACCGTGACCCGTGTGTTGCGTCACCATCAGGAGGAAACTGCCCTTTATCGTCCGGCAGTTTTGCTGGCGATCGGCCTGCTGTTGCAACTCACGCTGGGTGCGCTTACCATCTGGTCACAAAAGGCGGTCATTCCCACCACCGCCCACGTGGCCACGGGTGCTTTGGTTTTGGCGGCGGCGATTGTGCTGAGCGTGCGTGCGTATCAGCATCTCAGCGTGCCGATGCGCGTGCCGGCCGGAGAAATGGCAGCCACTCTGCCGGGTGCGAGCGGCGTATGA
- the cyoE gene encoding heme o synthase encodes MIPSSSPRARLIASLADYLALTKPRVTLMVLITTLFGFYLGAREALALALLLHTLVGTALVAGGTSALNQYLERHCDARMLRTRHRPLPAGRLKPSQALGFGALISAAGIAYLALWVNGLTALLAAVTLVSYVFVYTPMKTRSPLSTVVGAIPGALPPMGGWTAVRNEISLEAWVLFAILFIWQLPHFLAIAWIYREDYARGGFRMLTVIDPAGYSAGRQILTNCLALLSVSLLPTLIGLTGRAYFFGALILGIGFLGAGLGVTLARDMAAARRLMHASLIYLPALLGMMAWDKTTF; translated from the coding sequence ATGATCCCATCTTCATCACCCCGCGCGCGTCTGATCGCGTCGTTGGCTGATTATCTCGCCCTCACCAAGCCCCGTGTCACCCTGATGGTGCTGATCACCACCCTGTTCGGCTTCTATCTTGGCGCACGGGAGGCGCTCGCATTGGCGTTGCTGCTGCACACTCTGGTGGGCACTGCCTTGGTCGCCGGCGGAACCAGTGCGCTCAACCAATATCTCGAACGCCACTGCGACGCCCGCATGCTGCGCACCCGCCATCGCCCTCTGCCCGCCGGCCGGCTGAAGCCCAGCCAGGCGCTGGGGTTCGGTGCCCTGATTTCGGCAGCCGGGATTGCGTATCTGGCACTTTGGGTGAATGGGCTGACGGCACTGCTGGCTGCGGTTACGCTCGTCAGTTATGTTTTTGTTTACACACCGATGAAAACGCGCAGCCCGCTTTCGACGGTGGTGGGGGCCATACCCGGCGCCCTGCCGCCCATGGGTGGCTGGACCGCGGTGCGCAACGAAATCAGTCTCGAAGCCTGGGTGTTGTTCGCGATCCTTTTCATCTGGCAGTTGCCCCATTTTCTGGCAATCGCCTGGATCTACCGTGAGGATTACGCCCGCGGCGGCTTTCGCATGCTCACCGTCATCGATCCCGCAGGCTACAGCGCCGGTCGCCAGATTCTCACGAATTGTCTGGCGTTGCTCTCCGTGAGCCTGCTGCCCACTCTCATCGGCCTGACCGGCCGGGCCTACTTTTTCGGCGCGTTGATTCTGGGCATCGGATTTCTCGGTGCCGGCCTCGGTGTCACACTGGCGCGTGACATGGCCGCGGCCCGGCGCTTGATGCACGCTTCGTTGATCTATTTGCCGGCTTTGCTCGGCATGATGGCATGGGACAAAACCACTTTTTGA
- a CDS encoding cytochrome C oxidase subunit IV family protein — MSALHKEPNYMMVFFALFVLTVLEIGAIYLPIGRVGVAILLILLALSKASLVAMYFMHLKFEKRTLGIIALTPLILCTLLIIALLPDLTGTPRDSSRLRAEQAGVPAAGEMQ, encoded by the coding sequence ATGTCTGCCCTGCACAAAGAACCCAACTACATGATGGTGTTTTTCGCACTGTTCGTTCTCACCGTGCTCGAAATCGGCGCGATCTACCTGCCGATCGGCAGGGTCGGTGTCGCCATCCTATTGATCCTGCTGGCGCTTTCCAAAGCCTCGCTGGTGGCGATGTACTTCATGCATCTGAAATTCGAAAAGCGTACACTCGGTATTATCGCACTGACACCACTGATCCTGTGCACCCTCTTGATCATCGCCCTGTTGCCCGATCTGACCGGCACCCCGCGGGATTCCTCCCGCCTGCGGGCTGAGCAGGCGGGGGTGCCGGCTGCCGGGGAGATGCAGTAA
- a CDS encoding carboxypeptidase regulatory-like domain-containing protein encodes MATDPACRQDGSSVVVSDEFVVNANRTLRHVFVYLAEGVVQKYPPPGSPVVLNQIGCQYQPHVFGIQTGQSLLILNSDDTMHNVHAAAKHNPPFNLGMTRHVKQLTRTFIRPEVMIPFRCNVHPWMSAYAGVLEHPFFQVTDTTGSYRLGPLPAGAYQVVAWHEKLGRREQRLALGDSAALCLDFTFVAH; translated from the coding sequence ATGGCAACTGATCCCGCCTGCAGGCAAGACGGTTCCTCGGTGGTTGTCTCAGACGAATTTGTGGTCAACGCCAACCGGACGTTGCGCCACGTCTTCGTTTATCTGGCCGAGGGGGTCGTGCAAAAATATCCGCCGCCCGGCAGCCCCGTGGTGTTGAATCAGATTGGGTGCCAGTATCAGCCGCACGTGTTCGGCATTCAGACTGGCCAGTCTCTGCTGATTTTGAACAGCGACGACACGATGCACAACGTTCACGCGGCCGCAAAACACAACCCACCTTTCAATCTCGGCATGACGCGTCACGTGAAACAGTTGACGCGCACTTTCATCCGGCCCGAGGTCATGATTCCCTTTCGCTGCAATGTGCATCCGTGGATGTCGGCCTATGCCGGAGTCTTGGAGCATCCATTTTTCCAGGTGACAGACACGACCGGCAGCTATCGCCTGGGCCCGTTGCCCGCCGGTGCCTACCAGGTGGTGGCTTGGCACGAGAAGTTGGGCCGGCGTGAGCAGCGGCTCGCGCTCGGCGACTCGGCGGCGCTGTGTCTCGATTTCACGTTTGTTGCACACTAA